The following proteins come from a genomic window of Scomber japonicus isolate fScoJap1 chromosome 4, fScoJap1.pri, whole genome shotgun sequence:
- the usp19 gene encoding ubiquitin carboxyl-terminal hydrolase 19 isoform X1, whose amino-acid sequence MASSGGSGVAGSETAGRRGGAQHQQRGGGGRDNSSELTSSTSKKKQKDRANQESREAKRAAAAAAAAADGVIAEVKKDVFVDWKQNANEVIVKLRCGEGVQRIEDINTTFTDTHCNVCFPDGRQWSCQLQEEIEASCSRVQYKEKGGFLLLVMHKRIPFHTWPCLKSNKKEKEAPPTETKNIKEQETKPFASQSSEKPKPKPTPPQPQPQPQPPSSPAHGEPRRGGKAERGVKRCLKNKAGDKASAGVKSGGGDDSTATSKPAAVSKADQQAQEPSAKRAISRLPKTTAAEAAKSPSPDRHTHAVKSTAANGRDSHTHPPAGRSPQTQRRDGDNKAERLGSEQEQKPAAAAAAAAAAADDDVDDSHSNKTQEPEKQKQSPVTEHRSETTTSSTESQPAAPVSASDRLKPVTFDKQADSASPERQRDRTDSETEKKPAEQESERDAVTCTQQSGSREADPAPAVTAAEPGVTRKQGSSDGEEKRDQSKEEPPLEMKQQEAPEPMVNLQLVKNDSYEKGTDLMVVNVYMKGICRDTARVIFREQDFTLIFQTSDTNFLRLHSDCGPNTVFKWQVKLRNLIQPEQCSYSFTPSRLDITLKKRHSQRWGGLEAPATQGAVGGAKVAVPSSPACMEKSQPGSSQHSLPAKDEPPRVGEEKPKAPKASPRVEDGGLDTVGPRTVSEHVAITKSEPAVTAPKPTCMVQPMTHAPPASNERHEEEEEKKVCLPGFTGLVNLGNTCFMNSVIQSLSNTRELRDYFHDRAFEAEINCNNPLGTGGRLAIGFAVLLRALWKGTHHAFQPSKLKAIVASKASQFTGYAQHDAQEFMAFLLDGLHEDLNRIQNKPYTETVDSDGRLDEVVAEEAWQRHKMRNDSFIVDLFQGQFKSKLVCPTCSKVSITFDPFLYLPVPLPQKQKVLSVFYFAKEPHKKPIKFLVSVSKENSSTAEVLEAISRSVRVKPENLRLTEVGKNRFERMFLPSHSLDRVSSSDMLFCFEVLSKDLAKERVVLLRVQQRLQVPIIPISKCAACLKPPVSEEDKLKRCTRCYRVGYCNQACQRTHWPNHKGLCRPNTENVGLPFLVSVPESRLSYARLTQLLEGFSRFSVNVFQPPFQSGRTSPETSQCRGDLPPMAAGSPEGPGSGDEATGGSGTVAVDSDLESHSAPPESQAECAQASALHSGESEALSSSSQTSLSTTRTTDSGFSEPTSSASSSLDPHAEKETSCEKAVRPEAAVAGYQHPSEAASGHASQFYITLLDSNNKEQRLDEKEDPLADLPEDAILELVWKNNERLKEYVLVSSKELEYEEDPGSLSETARAGHFTLEQCLNLFTKPEVLAPEEAWYCPKCQQHREASKQLLLWRLPNVLIIQLKRFSFRSFIWRDKINDMVDFPVRNLDLSKFCIGQKDEMQHPPIYDLYAVINHYGGMIGGHYTAYARLPSDKNSQRSDVGWRLFDDSTVTMVEESQVVTRYAYVLFYRRRNSPVERPPRFLRPVGAESPTTAGATASQASLIWRELEEEEEGFDEGARGLFRSGLQRRRQTQRNREEDQDRAEGPARRRNRWRRMSDYPDDDCVRYFILGTLAAAFALIVNLVYPLIYKSNWT is encoded by the exons ATGGCCAGCAGCGGTGGCAGCGGCGTGGCTGGTAGTGAGACGGCAGGCCGTCGCGGTGGGGCTCAGCATCAGCAGAGGGGAGGCGGCGGTAGGGACAACAGCTCAGAGCTGACCTCCAGTACTAGcaagaagaagcagaaggacAGGGCTAAccaggagagcagagaggccaagagggcggcagcagcagctgcagcagcagctgatgGAGTTATTGCAGAGGTGAAGAAAG ATGTGTTTGTGGACTGGAAGCAGAATGCCAACGAGGTGATTGTCAAACTGCGCTGTGGGGAGGGGGTGCAGAGGATAGAGGATATCAACACAACCTTCACCGACACGCACTGCAACGTGTGCTTCCCAG ATGGACGGCAGTGGAGCTGCCAACTGCAGGAGGAGATCGAGGCCTCGTGCAGCAGAGTCCAGTACAAGGAGAAGGGAGGTTTCCTGCTGCTCGTTATGCACAAGAGGATTCCCTTTCACACCTGGCCTTGTTTAAAG tcaaacaagaaggagaaggaggcacCACCCACAGAGACCAAAAACATAAAGGAACAGGAGACGAAGCCTTTTGCCTCGCAGTCATCAGAGAAACCCAAACCCAAACCCACCCCCCCACAGCCACAACCCCAGCCTCAGCCTCCCTCCTCACCCGCTCATGGCGAGCCAAGGCGTGGCGGCAAAGCCGAGCGCGGCGTCAAGCGCTGCCTCAAAAACAAAGCGGGCGACAAGGCCTCCGCAGGGGTGAAAAGCGGAGGCGGGGACGACTCCACTGCCACCAGCAAGCCCGCCGCCGTCAGCAAAGCCGACCAGCAGGCTCAGGAACCCAGCGCCAAGCGAGCCATTTCACGGCTGCCCAAGACCACCGCGGCGGAGGCGGCAAAGTCACCGTCCCCCGACAGGCACACGCACGCAGTCAAGTCTACAGCAGCTAACGGTagagattcacacacacacccgcccGCTGGTCGGAGCCCACAGACACAACGCAGAGATGGAGACAACAAAGCAGAGAGGCTAGGCAGCGAGCAGGAGCagaaacctgctgctgctgctgctgctgctgctgctgctgctgatgatgatgttgatgacaGCCATAGCAACAAAACTCAG gAGCCAGAGAAGCAGAAGCAGTCTCCAGTCACTGAGCACAGGTCTGAAACAACCACAAGCAGCACCGAAAGCCAACCAGCAGCTCCCGTCAGCGCCAGCGACCGCCTCAAACCCGTCACCTTCGACAAACAAGCCGACTCAGCTTCTCCGGAGAGGCAGCGAGATAGAACTGACTCAGAGACGGAGAAAAAGCCAGCGGAGCAGGAATCGGAGCGGGACGCCGTCACCTGCACCCAGCAGTCGGGATCGAGAGAGGCGGATCCAGCACCGGCCGTCACAGCCGCCGAACCCGGTGTAACCCGGAAGCAGGGCAGCAGTGACGGAGAGGAGAAGCGGGACCAGTCGAAAGAGGAGCCACCTCTGGAAATGAAGCAACAGGAAG CCCCGGAGCCGATGGTCAACCTGCAGTTAGTGAAGAACGACTCGTACGAGAAGGGCACGGACCTCATGGTGGTCAACGTTTACATGAAGGGGATCTGCAGGGACACGGCCCGGGTCATCTTCAGGGAGCAGGACTTCACCCTCATCTTCCAGACAAG TGATACCAACTTTCTACGGCTTCATTCAGACTGTGGACCAAACACAGTCTTCAAGTGGCAAGTCAAACTCAG GAACCTGATCCAGCCTGAACAGTGCAGCTACTCCTTCACCCCGTCCCGACTGGACATCACCCTGAAGAAGAGACACAGCCAGCGCTGGGGGGGTCTGGAGGCCCCTGCCACACAAG GTGCAGTGGGTGGCGCCAAAGTCGCGGTGCCCTCCAGCCCCGCCTGCATGGAGAAAAGCCAACCAGGCAGCAGCCAGCACAGCTTGCCGGCCAAGGACGAGCCCCCGAGGGTGGGAGAGGAGAAACCCAAGGCTCCCAAAGCCTCGCCCAGAGTGGAGGACGGGGGCCTGGACACCGTGGGCCCTCGCACCGTCTCCGAGCATGTCGCCATCACCAAGTCGGAGCCCGCTGTTACTGCG ccTAAGCCTACCTGCATGGTGCAGCCCATGACCCACGCACCTCCTGCCAGCAACGAGCGtcatgaagaagaggaggagaagaaggtcTGTCTGCCTGGTTTTACAGGATTGGTCAACCTGGGTAACACCTGCTTCATGAACAGTGTCATCCAGTCCCTGTCCAACACCAGAGAACTCAGGGATTACTTCCACG ATCGAGCATTTGAGGCAGAAATCAACTGCAATAATCCTCTGGGAACAGGAGGCAGGCTCGCTATCGGCTTCGCTGTGCTGCTCAGGGCGCTTTGGAAAGGAACGCATCACGCCTTCCAACCCTCAAAACTCAAG GCAATTGTGGCCAGTAAAGCCAGTCAGTTTACAGGTTACGCCCAGCACGACGCCCAGGAGTTCATGGCTTTCTTGCTGGACGGGCTCCATGAGGACTTGAACCGCATCCAGAATAAACCGTACACCGAGACCGTGGACTCTGACGGTCGGCTGGATGAA GTGGTGGCGGAGGAAGCATGGCAGAGGCACAAGATGAGAAACGACTCCTTTATAGTAGACCTCTTCCAAGGCCAGTTCAAATCCAAGCTGGTCTGCCCCACATGCTCCAAG GTGTCCATCACCTTTGACCCCTTCCTCTACCTGCCCGTCCCCCTGCCCCAGAAACAAAAAGTGCTGTCAGTTTTCTACTTTGCGAAGGAACCTCATAAGAAACCCATCAag tttttgGTGAGTGTGAGCAAGGAGAACTCTAGCACTGCTGAAGTCCTTGAAGCCATCTCCAGGAGTGTGAGGGTCAAACCAGAGAACCTCAGACTAACAGAG GTGGGGAAGAACCGCTTCGAGCGCATGTTCCTGCCGTCCCATTCCCTGGACAGAGTGTCCTCCTCTGACATGCTGTTCTGTTTCGAGGTGCTTTCCAAAGACCTGGCCAAGGAGAGAGTGGTGCTGCTCCGAGTGcagcag AGACTCCAGGTCCCCATCATCCCCATTTCAAAGTGTGCCGCCTGCCTAAAGCCTCCGGTGTCCGAGGAGGACAAGCTGAAGCGGTGCACCCGGTGCTATCGTGTCGGCTACTGTAATCA AGCGTGTCAGAGGACACACTGGCCCAATCACAAGGGTCTGTGTCGACCCAACACAGAGAACGTGGGCCTGCCCTTCCTGGTCAGCGTGCCAGAATCCCGACTGTCCTACGCCCGCCTCACCCAGCTACTAGAGGGTTTCTCCAG GTTTTCCGTCAACGTGTTCCAGCCTCCGTTCCAGTCAGGCAGGACATCCCCCGAAACATCCCAGTGCCGGGGAGACCTGCCCCCGATGGCAGCAGGCTCTCCCGAGGGTCCCGGCTCAGGGGACGAGGCCACAGGCGGAAGCGGCACCGTGGCAGTCGACTCTGATCTGGAGAGTCACTCCGCGCCGCCCGAATCCCAGGCAGAGTGCGCCCAAGCCTCAGCGCTCCACTCCGGGGAGTCAGAagccctctcctcctcctcccagacCTCCCTCTCCACCACGCGGACCACCGACTCAGGATTCTCCGAGCCgacctcctctgcctcctcctctctggACCCCCACGCCGAAAAAGAGACGTCCTGTGAGAAGGCGGTGCGACCAGAAG CTGCTGTAGCCGGGTACCAGCATCCAAGTGAAGCGGCATCAGGTCACGCCAGTCAGTTCTACATCACTCTGCTGGATTCTAACAACAAGGAACAAAGGCTAGATGAGAAAG AGGACCCGCTGGCGGACCTCCCCGAAGACGCCATCCTGGAGCTGGTGTGGAAGAACAACGAGCGTCTGAAGGAGTACGTCCTGGTGAGCTCCAAGGAGCTGGAGTACGAGGAAGACCCCGGCTCACTGAGCGAGACGGCCAGAGCAGGACACTTCACCCTGGAGCAGTGCCTCAACCTGTTCACAAAGCCGGAGGTGCTGGCTCCAGAAGAGGCGTG GTACTGTCCAAAGTGCCAGCAACACCGCGAGGCCTCTAAGCAGCTGCTGCTGTGGCGACTTCCCAACGTTCTGATCATCCAGCTGAAACGCTTCTCCTTCAGGAGCTTCATCTGGAGGGACAAGATCAACGACATGGTCGACTTCCCCGTCAG GAATCTGGATCTGAGTAAGTTCTGTATTGGCCAGAAGGACGAGATGCAGCACCCCCCCATCTATGACTTGTATGCAGTCATCAACCACTATGGAGGAATGATAGGAGGCCACTACACGGCTTACGCTCGCCTACCCAGTGATAAGAACAGCCAGCGCAGTGATGTTG GCTGGCGTCTCTTCGACGACAGCACCGTGACGATGGTGGAGGAGAGCCAGGTGGTGACCCGCTACGCCTACGTCCTGTTCTACCGACGGCGAAACTCCCCCGTGGAGAGGCCGCCGCGCTTCCTCAGGCCCGTCGGAGCCGAGTCGCCCACCACCGCGGGAGCCACTGCCAGCCAG GCCTCTCTAATATGGCGGGaactggaggaagaagaggaaggctTCGACGAAGGCGCCCGCGGACTGTTCCGCTCTGGGCTGCAGCGGAGGCGCCAAacgcagaggaacagagaggaagaccAAGACAGAGCGGAAGGGCCGGCGCGACGACGCAACCGCTGGCGGAGGATGTCAGATTATCCCGATGACGACTGCGTGCGATATTTTATTCTGGGCACCCTGGCGGCCGCGTTCGCCCTCATTGTCAATTTGGTTTATCCTCTTATTTACAAATCTAACTGGACATGA
- the usp19 gene encoding ubiquitin carboxyl-terminal hydrolase 19 isoform X2: MASSGGSGVAGSETAGRRGGAQHQQRGGGGRDNSSELTSSTSKKKQKDRANQESREAKRAAAAAAAAADGVIAEVKKDVFVDWKQNANEVIVKLRCGEGVQRIEDINTTFTDTHCNVCFPDGRQWSCQLQEEIEASCSRVQYKEKGGFLLLVMHKRIPFHTWPCLKSNKKEKEAPPTETKNIKEQETKPFASQSSEKPKPKPTPPQPQPQPQPPSSPAHGEPRRGGKAERGVKRCLKNKAGDKASAGVKSGGGDDSTATSKPAAVSKADQQAQEPSAKRAISRLPKTTAAEAAKSPSPDRHTHAVKSTAANGRDSHTHPPAGRSPQTQRRDGDNKAERLGSEQEQKPAAAAAAAAAAADDDVDDSHSNKTQEPEKQKQSPVTEHRSETTTSSTESQPAAPVSASDRLKPVTFDKQADSASPERQRDRTDSETEKKPAEQESERDAVTCTQQSGSREADPAPAVTAAEPGVTRKQGSSDGEEKRDQSKEEPPLEMKQQEAPEPMVNLQLVKNDSYEKGTDLMVVNVYMKGICRDTARVIFREQDFTLIFQTSDTNFLRLHSDCGPNTVFKWQVKLRNLIQPEQCSYSFTPSRLDITLKKRHSQRWGGLEAPATQVGGAKVAVPSSPACMEKSQPGSSQHSLPAKDEPPRVGEEKPKAPKASPRVEDGGLDTVGPRTVSEHVAITKSEPAVTAPKPTCMVQPMTHAPPASNERHEEEEEKKVCLPGFTGLVNLGNTCFMNSVIQSLSNTRELRDYFHDRAFEAEINCNNPLGTGGRLAIGFAVLLRALWKGTHHAFQPSKLKAIVASKASQFTGYAQHDAQEFMAFLLDGLHEDLNRIQNKPYTETVDSDGRLDEVVAEEAWQRHKMRNDSFIVDLFQGQFKSKLVCPTCSKVSITFDPFLYLPVPLPQKQKVLSVFYFAKEPHKKPIKFLVSVSKENSSTAEVLEAISRSVRVKPENLRLTEVGKNRFERMFLPSHSLDRVSSSDMLFCFEVLSKDLAKERVVLLRVQQRLQVPIIPISKCAACLKPPVSEEDKLKRCTRCYRVGYCNQACQRTHWPNHKGLCRPNTENVGLPFLVSVPESRLSYARLTQLLEGFSRFSVNVFQPPFQSGRTSPETSQCRGDLPPMAAGSPEGPGSGDEATGGSGTVAVDSDLESHSAPPESQAECAQASALHSGESEALSSSSQTSLSTTRTTDSGFSEPTSSASSSLDPHAEKETSCEKAVRPEAAVAGYQHPSEAASGHASQFYITLLDSNNKEQRLDEKEDPLADLPEDAILELVWKNNERLKEYVLVSSKELEYEEDPGSLSETARAGHFTLEQCLNLFTKPEVLAPEEAWYCPKCQQHREASKQLLLWRLPNVLIIQLKRFSFRSFIWRDKINDMVDFPVRNLDLSKFCIGQKDEMQHPPIYDLYAVINHYGGMIGGHYTAYARLPSDKNSQRSDVGWRLFDDSTVTMVEESQVVTRYAYVLFYRRRNSPVERPPRFLRPVGAESPTTAGATASQASLIWRELEEEEEGFDEGARGLFRSGLQRRRQTQRNREEDQDRAEGPARRRNRWRRMSDYPDDDCVRYFILGTLAAAFALIVNLVYPLIYKSNWT; this comes from the exons ATGGCCAGCAGCGGTGGCAGCGGCGTGGCTGGTAGTGAGACGGCAGGCCGTCGCGGTGGGGCTCAGCATCAGCAGAGGGGAGGCGGCGGTAGGGACAACAGCTCAGAGCTGACCTCCAGTACTAGcaagaagaagcagaaggacAGGGCTAAccaggagagcagagaggccaagagggcggcagcagcagctgcagcagcagctgatgGAGTTATTGCAGAGGTGAAGAAAG ATGTGTTTGTGGACTGGAAGCAGAATGCCAACGAGGTGATTGTCAAACTGCGCTGTGGGGAGGGGGTGCAGAGGATAGAGGATATCAACACAACCTTCACCGACACGCACTGCAACGTGTGCTTCCCAG ATGGACGGCAGTGGAGCTGCCAACTGCAGGAGGAGATCGAGGCCTCGTGCAGCAGAGTCCAGTACAAGGAGAAGGGAGGTTTCCTGCTGCTCGTTATGCACAAGAGGATTCCCTTTCACACCTGGCCTTGTTTAAAG tcaaacaagaaggagaaggaggcacCACCCACAGAGACCAAAAACATAAAGGAACAGGAGACGAAGCCTTTTGCCTCGCAGTCATCAGAGAAACCCAAACCCAAACCCACCCCCCCACAGCCACAACCCCAGCCTCAGCCTCCCTCCTCACCCGCTCATGGCGAGCCAAGGCGTGGCGGCAAAGCCGAGCGCGGCGTCAAGCGCTGCCTCAAAAACAAAGCGGGCGACAAGGCCTCCGCAGGGGTGAAAAGCGGAGGCGGGGACGACTCCACTGCCACCAGCAAGCCCGCCGCCGTCAGCAAAGCCGACCAGCAGGCTCAGGAACCCAGCGCCAAGCGAGCCATTTCACGGCTGCCCAAGACCACCGCGGCGGAGGCGGCAAAGTCACCGTCCCCCGACAGGCACACGCACGCAGTCAAGTCTACAGCAGCTAACGGTagagattcacacacacacccgcccGCTGGTCGGAGCCCACAGACACAACGCAGAGATGGAGACAACAAAGCAGAGAGGCTAGGCAGCGAGCAGGAGCagaaacctgctgctgctgctgctgctgctgctgctgctgctgatgatgatgttgatgacaGCCATAGCAACAAAACTCAG gAGCCAGAGAAGCAGAAGCAGTCTCCAGTCACTGAGCACAGGTCTGAAACAACCACAAGCAGCACCGAAAGCCAACCAGCAGCTCCCGTCAGCGCCAGCGACCGCCTCAAACCCGTCACCTTCGACAAACAAGCCGACTCAGCTTCTCCGGAGAGGCAGCGAGATAGAACTGACTCAGAGACGGAGAAAAAGCCAGCGGAGCAGGAATCGGAGCGGGACGCCGTCACCTGCACCCAGCAGTCGGGATCGAGAGAGGCGGATCCAGCACCGGCCGTCACAGCCGCCGAACCCGGTGTAACCCGGAAGCAGGGCAGCAGTGACGGAGAGGAGAAGCGGGACCAGTCGAAAGAGGAGCCACCTCTGGAAATGAAGCAACAGGAAG CCCCGGAGCCGATGGTCAACCTGCAGTTAGTGAAGAACGACTCGTACGAGAAGGGCACGGACCTCATGGTGGTCAACGTTTACATGAAGGGGATCTGCAGGGACACGGCCCGGGTCATCTTCAGGGAGCAGGACTTCACCCTCATCTTCCAGACAAG TGATACCAACTTTCTACGGCTTCATTCAGACTGTGGACCAAACACAGTCTTCAAGTGGCAAGTCAAACTCAG GAACCTGATCCAGCCTGAACAGTGCAGCTACTCCTTCACCCCGTCCCGACTGGACATCACCCTGAAGAAGAGACACAGCCAGCGCTGGGGGGGTCTGGAGGCCCCTGCCACACAAG TGGGTGGCGCCAAAGTCGCGGTGCCCTCCAGCCCCGCCTGCATGGAGAAAAGCCAACCAGGCAGCAGCCAGCACAGCTTGCCGGCCAAGGACGAGCCCCCGAGGGTGGGAGAGGAGAAACCCAAGGCTCCCAAAGCCTCGCCCAGAGTGGAGGACGGGGGCCTGGACACCGTGGGCCCTCGCACCGTCTCCGAGCATGTCGCCATCACCAAGTCGGAGCCCGCTGTTACTGCG ccTAAGCCTACCTGCATGGTGCAGCCCATGACCCACGCACCTCCTGCCAGCAACGAGCGtcatgaagaagaggaggagaagaaggtcTGTCTGCCTGGTTTTACAGGATTGGTCAACCTGGGTAACACCTGCTTCATGAACAGTGTCATCCAGTCCCTGTCCAACACCAGAGAACTCAGGGATTACTTCCACG ATCGAGCATTTGAGGCAGAAATCAACTGCAATAATCCTCTGGGAACAGGAGGCAGGCTCGCTATCGGCTTCGCTGTGCTGCTCAGGGCGCTTTGGAAAGGAACGCATCACGCCTTCCAACCCTCAAAACTCAAG GCAATTGTGGCCAGTAAAGCCAGTCAGTTTACAGGTTACGCCCAGCACGACGCCCAGGAGTTCATGGCTTTCTTGCTGGACGGGCTCCATGAGGACTTGAACCGCATCCAGAATAAACCGTACACCGAGACCGTGGACTCTGACGGTCGGCTGGATGAA GTGGTGGCGGAGGAAGCATGGCAGAGGCACAAGATGAGAAACGACTCCTTTATAGTAGACCTCTTCCAAGGCCAGTTCAAATCCAAGCTGGTCTGCCCCACATGCTCCAAG GTGTCCATCACCTTTGACCCCTTCCTCTACCTGCCCGTCCCCCTGCCCCAGAAACAAAAAGTGCTGTCAGTTTTCTACTTTGCGAAGGAACCTCATAAGAAACCCATCAag tttttgGTGAGTGTGAGCAAGGAGAACTCTAGCACTGCTGAAGTCCTTGAAGCCATCTCCAGGAGTGTGAGGGTCAAACCAGAGAACCTCAGACTAACAGAG GTGGGGAAGAACCGCTTCGAGCGCATGTTCCTGCCGTCCCATTCCCTGGACAGAGTGTCCTCCTCTGACATGCTGTTCTGTTTCGAGGTGCTTTCCAAAGACCTGGCCAAGGAGAGAGTGGTGCTGCTCCGAGTGcagcag AGACTCCAGGTCCCCATCATCCCCATTTCAAAGTGTGCCGCCTGCCTAAAGCCTCCGGTGTCCGAGGAGGACAAGCTGAAGCGGTGCACCCGGTGCTATCGTGTCGGCTACTGTAATCA AGCGTGTCAGAGGACACACTGGCCCAATCACAAGGGTCTGTGTCGACCCAACACAGAGAACGTGGGCCTGCCCTTCCTGGTCAGCGTGCCAGAATCCCGACTGTCCTACGCCCGCCTCACCCAGCTACTAGAGGGTTTCTCCAG GTTTTCCGTCAACGTGTTCCAGCCTCCGTTCCAGTCAGGCAGGACATCCCCCGAAACATCCCAGTGCCGGGGAGACCTGCCCCCGATGGCAGCAGGCTCTCCCGAGGGTCCCGGCTCAGGGGACGAGGCCACAGGCGGAAGCGGCACCGTGGCAGTCGACTCTGATCTGGAGAGTCACTCCGCGCCGCCCGAATCCCAGGCAGAGTGCGCCCAAGCCTCAGCGCTCCACTCCGGGGAGTCAGAagccctctcctcctcctcccagacCTCCCTCTCCACCACGCGGACCACCGACTCAGGATTCTCCGAGCCgacctcctctgcctcctcctctctggACCCCCACGCCGAAAAAGAGACGTCCTGTGAGAAGGCGGTGCGACCAGAAG CTGCTGTAGCCGGGTACCAGCATCCAAGTGAAGCGGCATCAGGTCACGCCAGTCAGTTCTACATCACTCTGCTGGATTCTAACAACAAGGAACAAAGGCTAGATGAGAAAG AGGACCCGCTGGCGGACCTCCCCGAAGACGCCATCCTGGAGCTGGTGTGGAAGAACAACGAGCGTCTGAAGGAGTACGTCCTGGTGAGCTCCAAGGAGCTGGAGTACGAGGAAGACCCCGGCTCACTGAGCGAGACGGCCAGAGCAGGACACTTCACCCTGGAGCAGTGCCTCAACCTGTTCACAAAGCCGGAGGTGCTGGCTCCAGAAGAGGCGTG GTACTGTCCAAAGTGCCAGCAACACCGCGAGGCCTCTAAGCAGCTGCTGCTGTGGCGACTTCCCAACGTTCTGATCATCCAGCTGAAACGCTTCTCCTTCAGGAGCTTCATCTGGAGGGACAAGATCAACGACATGGTCGACTTCCCCGTCAG GAATCTGGATCTGAGTAAGTTCTGTATTGGCCAGAAGGACGAGATGCAGCACCCCCCCATCTATGACTTGTATGCAGTCATCAACCACTATGGAGGAATGATAGGAGGCCACTACACGGCTTACGCTCGCCTACCCAGTGATAAGAACAGCCAGCGCAGTGATGTTG GCTGGCGTCTCTTCGACGACAGCACCGTGACGATGGTGGAGGAGAGCCAGGTGGTGACCCGCTACGCCTACGTCCTGTTCTACCGACGGCGAAACTCCCCCGTGGAGAGGCCGCCGCGCTTCCTCAGGCCCGTCGGAGCCGAGTCGCCCACCACCGCGGGAGCCACTGCCAGCCAG GCCTCTCTAATATGGCGGGaactggaggaagaagaggaaggctTCGACGAAGGCGCCCGCGGACTGTTCCGCTCTGGGCTGCAGCGGAGGCGCCAAacgcagaggaacagagaggaagaccAAGACAGAGCGGAAGGGCCGGCGCGACGACGCAACCGCTGGCGGAGGATGTCAGATTATCCCGATGACGACTGCGTGCGATATTTTATTCTGGGCACCCTGGCGGCCGCGTTCGCCCTCATTGTCAATTTGGTTTATCCTCTTATTTACAAATCTAACTGGACATGA